Proteins encoded together in one Prunus dulcis chromosome 3, ALMONDv2, whole genome shotgun sequence window:
- the LOC117621049 gene encoding linoleate 13S-lipoxygenase 3-1, chloroplastic-like, which yields MALTKQIMGNSLMDKSQFVSSPSKLFLSQNQFLARPSLVPSQRRREHLRKANRRTVAAISEDLVKIVPVFSAEKPVKFKVRAVVTVRNKIKEDLKETISKHLDALTDKIGRNVALELISTEIDPRTKAPKKSSEGVLKDWSKKSNLKAERVNYTAEFMVDSNFGIPGAITVTNKHQKEFFLETITLEGFACGPLHFPVNSWMQSKKDHPEKRIVFCNKPYLPNQTPEGLRELRQKELKNLRGDGNGVRKLSDRIYDYALYNDLGNPDKGIDLARPTVGGQKLPYPRRCRTGRLPTDTDMSAESRVEKPLPMYVPRDEQFEESKMDTFSFGRLKGVLHNLIPSLKSSFKGDKDFRVFGDIDSLYSEGILLKLGLQDELLKKLPLPNMVSKFQDYNQGILKYDTPKILSKDKLAWLRDDEFARQAVAGVNPSSIERLKVFPPVSKLDPEIYGPLESALKEEHITPNIHGMTVQQALDENKLYIVDYHDVYLPFLDRINALDGRKAYATRTLYFLTPTGALKPIAIELSLPNSGPSSRSKRVLTPATDATSNWIWQLAKAHVCANDAGVHQLVHHWLRTHATLEPFILAAHRQLSAMHPIYKLLDPHMRYTLEINALARQILINADGVIESCFTPGRYAMEISSSAYKNWRFDRESLPADLIQRGMAVPDPTQPHGVRLVLEDYPYGSDGLLIWGAIENWVRTYVHHYYPDSSLIRNDRELQNWYSESINVGHADLRHENWWPSLSSADDLVSILSTLIWLASAQHAALNFGQYPYGGYVPNRPPLMRRLIPEENDPEYASFISDPQKYFLSSLPSVLQAIKYMAVVDILSTHSPDEEYLGERQQPSTWSGDAEIVEAFYKFSAEMMEIEKEIERRNSDPELKHRCGAGVLPYELLAPSSEPGITCRGVPNSVSI from the exons ATGGCATTGACTAAACAAATCATGGGTAATTCTTTGATGGACAAGTCTCAATTTGTTTCATCACCATCTAAATTGTTTTTGAGTCAGAACCAGTTTTTGGCCAGACCAAGTTTGGTTCCTTCACAGAGGAGGAGGGAGCATTTGAGGAAGGCTAACAGGCGTACTGTGGCTGCCATCAGtgaagatttggtgaagaTTGTGCCTGTTTTTTCTGCAGAGAAGCCTGTCAAGTTCAAGGTGAGAGCTGTTGTGACTGTGAGGAACAAGATCAAGGAGGACTTGAAAGAGACCATCTCCAAACACTTGGATGCTCTCACTGACAAAATTGGTAGAAATGTTGCTTTGGAGCTCATCAGCACTGAAATAGACCCaa GAACCAAGGCACCCAAGAAAAGCAGTGAAGGTGTTCTCAAGGACTGGTCAAagaaatctaatctcaaagcAGAGAGGGTTAATTACACAGCTGAGTTTATGGTGGACTCAAATTTTGGCATCCCAGGAGCAATCACAGTTACAAACAAGCATCAAAAAGAGTTTTTTTTGGAAACTATAACCCTTGAAGGTTTTGCCTGCGGTCCATTACATTTCCCTGTTAATTCTTGGATGCAATCTAAGAAAGATCACCCTGAGAAAAGAATAGTCTTCTGCAACAAG CCATATTTGCCAAACCAGACTCCTGAGGGGCTCAGAGAACTGAGACAGAAAGAGCTGAAGAATTTGAGGGGTGATGGAAATGGAGTCAGAAAATTATCTGATAGGATCTATGACTATGCTTTGTATAATGATTTGGGAAACCCTGATAAGGGAATTGACTTAGCTAGGCCTACAGTTGGTGGTCAAAAATTACCCTATCCAAGAAGATGTCGCACTGGTCGCCTCCCAACTGATACTG ATATGTCAGCAGAGAGCAGGGTTGAGAAGCCACTCCCAATGTATGTTCCTAGAGATGAACAGTTTGAGGAGTCAAAAATGGAcacattttcttttgggaGGCTCAAGGGTGTTCTTCATAACTTGATCCCTTCCTTGAAGTCTAGTTTCAAGGGTGACAAAGATTTCCGGGTATTCGGCGACATCGACAGCCTCTACAGTGAAGGAATCCTCCTTAAATTGGGGCTGCAAGATGAGCTCCTAAAGAAGCTTCCATTGCCAAATATGGTCAGCAAGTTCCAAGACTATAACCAGGGCATTCTCAAATATGACACCCCCAAGATTCTAAGCA AGGACAAGCTAGCTTGGTTGAGAGATGACGAATTTGCCCGTCAAGCAGTAGCAGGGGTTAACCCATCGAGCATTGAGAGGCTCAAAGTTTTCCCACCAGTGAGCAAACTTGATCCTGAAATCTATGGGCCTTTAGAGTCTGCACTCAAAGAAGAGCACATTACACCTAATATCCATGGCATGACTGTGCAACAG GCATTGGATGAGAACAAGTTGTACATAGTGGATTACCACGACGTTTACCTTCCATTTCTTGATCGAATTAATGCTCTGGATGGGAGAAAAGCATATGCAACTCGTACCCTTTATTTCTTGACACCAACCGGAGCTCTTAAGCCCATTGCCATAGAGCTTAGCCTCCCAAATTCAGGACCAAGTTCGAGATCAAAGCGTGTTTTGACACCTGCAACTGATGCTACTTCCAATTGGATATGGCAGCTTGCTAAGGCGCATGTCTGCGCCAACGATGCCGGGGTCCACCAACTCGTACACCATTG GCTACGTACCCATGCTACCCTAGAACCATTTATATTGGCAGCACATAGACAATTGAGTGCAATGCACCCAATCTACAAGCTTTTGGATCCTCACATGAGATATACACTAGAGATCAATGCATTGGCTCGCCAGATCTTAATCAACGCTGATGGTGTTATTGAGTCATGCTTCACTCCCGGCCGATATGCCATGGAAATTAGTTCTTCTGCATACAAAAACTGGCGCTTCGACCGTGAAAGCCTTCCCGCAGATCTCATACAAAG GGGCATGGCAGTGCCTGACCCAACACAACCCCATGGTGTGAGACTTGTGCTCGAAGATTACCCATATGGCAGTGATGGTTTGCTAATCTGGGGTGCAATTGAGAACTGGGTTCGAACCTATGTGCACCATTACTACCCAGACTCGAGCCTGATACGAAACGACAGAGAGCTACAAAATTGGTACTCAGAGTCCATCAATGTAGGCCACGCGGATCTCCGCCACGAAAACTGGTGGCCCTCATTGTCCTCAGCAGATGACCTAGTCTCAATCCTCAGCACTCTAATTTGGCTAGCATCAGCACAACATGCTGCACTCAACTTTGGCCAGTACCCTTACGGAGGGTATGTGCCCAACAGGCCACCCCTAATGAGAAGGCTGATACCAGAAGAAAATGACCCTGAATATGCAAGTTTCATATCAGACCCACAAAAGTACTTCCTCTCTTCACTGCCTAGTGTCCTACAAGCCATCAAGTACATGGCTGTTGTGGATATATTGTCCACACATTCACCAGATGAAGAGTACCTTGGGGAGAGGCAGCAGCCCTCTACGTGGTCAGGGGATGCAGAAATTGTTGAGGCATTTTACAAGTTTTCTGCAGAGATGATGGAGATTGAGAAGGAGATCGAAAGGAGGAACAGTGATCCAGAGCTTAAGCACAGGTGTGGGGCTGGTGTTTTGCCTTATGAGCTGCTTGCTCCAAGTTCTGAACCTGGGATCACTTGTAGGGGTGTGCCTAATAGTGTTTCTATTTGA
- the LOC117623464 gene encoding trimethyltridecatetraene synthase-like — translation MMESISWVAYAAAWLGALALILLSRRLRHRKLNLPPGPKPWPIIGNLNLINQLPHRSIHALAQKYGPIMQLKFGSHPVVVGSSVDMAKAFLKTHDVIFAGRPKFAAGKHTTYNYSDITWSPYGSYWRQARKMCVMELFSARRLESYEYIRKEEMNALLRGLFESSNTNILLKDHLSTVSLNVISRMVLGKKYTDESKDSIVSPDEFKKMLDELFLLSGVLNIGDSIPWLDFLDLQGYIKRMKTLSKKLDRFLEHVLDVHIAKRKAGGEDFVAKDMVDVLLQLADDPNLEVKLERHGIKAFTQDLIAGGTESSAVTVEWAISELLRKPEVFKKATEELDRVIGRERWVEENDIVNLPYVDAIAKETMRLHPVAPMLVPRLSREDCQVAGYDIPKGTRILVSVWTIGRDPQLWDNPEEFCPERFLGKDIDVKGQDFELLPFGSGRRMCPGYSLGIKVIQASLANLLHGFTWRLPDTLKEEDLNMEEIFGLSTPKKYPLVAVCEPRLPPHVYTL, via the exons ATGATGGAATCCATTTCTTGGGTTGCATACGCTGCCGCATGGCTGGGAGCACTCGCTCTCATCCTCCTCTCCCGCCGCCTCCGCCACCGCAAGCTCAATTTGCCGCCCGGTCCAAAACCCTGGCCCATCATTGGAAACCTCAACCTCATAAACCAACTTCCCCACCGGTCTATCCATGCACTCGCCCAAAAATATGGGCCCATCATGCAGCTCAAGTTTGGGTCCCATCCGGTCGTCGTGGGCTCTTCAGTTGACATGGCTAAGGCCTTCCTGAAAACCCACGACGTTATCTTCGCCGGACGACCCAAATTCGCAGCCGGTAAGCACACCACATACAACTACTCGGACATTACTTGGTCCCCTTACGGCTCATATTGGCGCCAGGCCCGTAAAATGTGCGTAATGGAGCTTTTCAGTGCCAGACGCCTAGAATCATATGAATATATCAGAAAGGAGGAAATGAACGCATTGCTCAGAGGCTTATTTGAGTCCTCCAACACCAACATTTTGCTGAAAGATCACCTTTCAACTGTGAGTCTTAATGTTATAAGCCGCATGGTGCTCGGAAAGAAGTACACGGACGAGTCGAAAGACTCGATCGTGAGCCCCGATGAGTTCAAGAAGATGTTGGATGAGCTCTTCTTGCTGAGCGGGGTGTTGAATATTGGTGACTCAATACCGTGGCTTGATTTCTTGGACTTGCAAGGGTACATAAAGAGAATGAAGACTTTGAGCAAGAAGTTGGATAGGTTCTTGGAGCATGTGTTGGATGTACATATTGCAAAGAGGAAGGCAGGTGGTGAAGACTTTGTTGCAAAAGATATGGTTGATGTGCTTCTGCAACTTGCTGATGATCCTAACCTTGAAGTTAAGCTTGAAAGACATGGAATAAAGGCCTTTACCCAG GACCTAATTGCCGGTGGAACTGAGAGCTCAGCGGTGACCGTCGAATGGGCAATTTCAGAGCTGCTAAGGAAGCCGGAGGTTTTCAAGAAGGCAACAGAGGAGCTAGACAGGGTgattggaagagagagatgggttGAAGAGAATGACATTGTCAACTTACCCTATGTTGATGCCATTGCCAAGGAAACCATGAGGCTGCACCCAGTGGCACCCATGTTGGTGCCAAGACTATCCCGAGAAGACTGCCAAGTTGCTGGCTATGACATCCCCAAGGGCACCAGAATCCTAGTAAGTGTCTGGACCATAGGAAGAGACCCTCAACTTTGGGACAACCCAGAAGAGTTTTGCCCTGAGAGGTTCCTTGGCAAGGACATTGATGTCAAAGGCCAGGACTTTGAGCTGCTCCCATTTGGGTCAGGCAGGAGGATGTGCCCTGGCTACAGCCTTGGCATCAAGGTGATCCAGGCAAGCCTGGCCAATCTCCTACACGGGTTTACATGGAGATTGCCCGACACCTTGAAGGAGGAGGATTTGAACATGGAGGAAATTTTTGGGCTTTCAACTCCAAAGAAGTATCCTCTTGTTGCAGTCTGTGAACCTCGTCTTCCACCTCACGTTTACACACTCTGA
- the LOC117622582 gene encoding uncharacterized protein LOC117622582 gives MAQDHDLHRQNQPLVRRGFPLRRSRKLPVARLGGPKPKRGLVFVKMLKRIRMRWLKLQYLCMLKKLKESYKNMMKDLMEAGASLETFHQRIFMETSFAIPLGVSLSSYPSVAGSDRPRTLFM, from the coding sequence atgGCTCAAGATCATGATCTCCACCGCCAAAATCAGCCGCTGGTGAGGCGCGGTTTTCCTCTCCGCCGCAGCCGGAAACTGCCCGTTGCCCGCCTCGGCGGACCGAAGCCGAAGCGGGGACTTGTGTTTGTTAAAATGCTCAAGAGGATCAGGATGAGGTGGCTGAAGCTTCAGTACTTGTGCATGTTGAAGAAGCTCAAGGAGTCTTACAAGAACATGATGAAGGACCTAATGGAAGCTGGCGCGAGCTTGGAGACCTTCCACCAGAGGATTTTCATGGAGACTTCTTTCGCCATCCCACTGGGAGTTTCTCTTTCCAGCTACCCTTCTGTTGCTGGATCAGATCGGCCTCGAACCCTTTTCATGTAG